The Vibrio aphrogenes genomic interval ATTGAAAATGCCGAGCAGCAAAATAAAGTTCAGATACAAAAAATGCAGGACAGGGTGCGCCAAGACAAACAAAATGGCGAGAGTTGGTATGCCTTGGGGAATGCTTATATGTATGCCAATCAATTTGAAGATGCCGCCACTGCTTTTTTATATGCCGAACGATTAGCGAAAGCCCCCCAAGCCAACATTTATGCCGCAAGAGCAACCGCACTTTACTATGCTAATAATCAACGTATGAATACGGAGATTGACGCATTGATTCAGCATGCATTAGCTATCGATAAGGATAATGTCCCCACGTTAATGCTGGTGGCTTCAAATCATTTTTTAAATGCGGAATATCAAGATGCCATTAACACTTGGCAGCATGCCTTAGATACGGGGCATATCGATGCTGATCGTGTCGCGATCATTCAAGCGATCAATCAAGCGAAAGCGTTGCTTCCAAGTTCAAAATAATGCACACAGCTTCAACTTTACAACTTAAAGCATTGTAAAAATTAAAAGCTCCAGTATGAACCGGAGCTTTGATAGGAGATAACAAACTCACCATTATTGCGGGTAAGTCGCTTCTCTTTGTTGAGCTTCTTTGTCCCATTCAGGTATGACGGTTTTTAAGAAGTCATCTTTTTCATCATTTAAGGCTTTCATATCCATGCCAATCGCGGCTTGTGCTTTTTCTTTGCTAGAAATATCCGGTAGCTTAATCGGATCGGTAATACCATGTTTTGCCAATACACGAATCAGCTTTGTTCTGGCCTCAGTGGCTCTATCGACGGAGGTGCCGAGAACACGTAGCGCTACTTCGGGAGCATGCATGTGAACGCCATGCGAGGCTATCGCATAATCCCAGCGCCATTGTGCATGACGAATATCCATTAAGATTGGCTTCATTTCAGCCTCAGTCGCACCTGCTTCCCAAGCGGCTTTGGCTTCAAAATGCGCCGCCACAATTTGTTTTTCTGCGATGAGCTTCATCTCTTGAACTTTATCTTTACGTGATTTCACAATGTCTTGCAAAGCTTGTTTGTCCTGAGTATGGCACTGAGCACAGGTATCATCAAAGCGGTCGAACGGATTACCAACTTTATGATCGGTAAACACTTTGCCATCTTTGTTTTTAACTTTTGGCATGTGACAGTCAACACAGGCAACATTATTTTTGCCATGAACTCCTAATTGCCATGTTTCATATCCTGGGTGCTGCGCTTTGAGCATCGGCGTTTTCGAAAGCGGATTTACCCAATCACTAAAGCCAATCTCATCGTAATATTTCTCCATTGCATCGACGGTAATCCCTTTATCCCATGGGAATTTGACTTGATTGTTTTTATCTTTTTCAAAGTAATATTCAACATGACATTGCCCACAAACTTGCGATTGTTGACCAAAGCGATCTTGTTGGTCGAAGTCTTTACCAATGGCGTGCATGGCTCTTTCAGCATAAGGTCGAGACAACCTGAGTGCCGGTTTACCCTTCTTAAAATCATCGCTTTGCGTGTTGTGACAATCGGCACATCCGATAGGATTCACTATTTGTGCTCCAAGACGCGACCATTTACCTTGGAAATAACCATCTTCACCTTTTTCGTCGATCACGCGAGCCACATCTGGGCTCTTACAGCTCCAACAAGCCATTGGCATAGGGCCTGATTGTGCATCTTTAGGCCCACCAGTACGAAGGGTTTCTCGAACATCGGTGACAGCGTAGAAGTGTCCACGAGGGGCGTTATAGTCTTTCGCAAATCCATAACCGGCCCATAAAATGACCATGTTGGGATCTTGCGCTAAGGCATCGGTAATAGCTTCGCTTTCCGAAGTCGCTTTCCAAGTTTGATATTGTGCGGGATGTTTGGCCTCAAATTTTTCATTTCGAGGATCAAACGTCATGATTTGTGTGGCATCTTTCTCCTCAGGAGAGTTGGTTGATGCGACAGGGGTTGATTTAGTATTTGCTGCATGTGAAGAAAACGTCACGACAAAAGAACTTACACTCAACAATGACAACAAAACCGAATTAACTGCTGTTTTTTTCCAGTTAACATTCACGATCATCACTCCAATTTAGTTTTAATATGAGCCAAGCGTTGTGAATGCGACCATAAAAATAACGTAAGAGTGCATGTTCAGAATAGCATTAACCACTCAAATTGCATGGTTAATTTCACGTGAATTTGATTAACATCAAGAGAAGATGCATTAAAAATATGGGTTTATAAAAGTGTCGAAATGATCGACGTTTTAAGGTGAATTTGTTTATAGATTGCGCAAAGTTAGGCGTTGTGGCTTAAAGGAAATAACAGAAAGAATGCACTGGAAGCGCTATTTGATAGCGATAAATGATGGTTAATTCTGGAATGTTGGCTTATAGGTTGAGAGTTATCAGCTCAGAAAAAGCAAAGACTATTCCGTTTTAAATAGAATGATAAAGGTGCAAAAATGGATGGTTTAAAAATAACCATAAGGCAAGTGATACACCGCGGGGTGTTATTACTGAGCTTGGTGTTTTTTTCTTTCTTACTCACCATACCTGCCCAAGCAGAGCCAATGACGATAACGCCGACTGATCAGAGTCAATCGGATCAATACGCCGTTTCATTTGTTCGGGATAAAAACTACGCCTGTACCCAATGTCATAAAGATGAACATGACACGCTGAAAGGGGAGCATGCGAATGCGGTGAACGAGAAAACAGGGCGTAATGTGGGTTGTATTGATTGTCACAATACGATTAGCCCTCAGCATCGTAATGGTGCGCCCCATGTGGTGAAATTTAAATCCGGCCAAGTAATGGCGGGAAGAGATAAGCCGGCTCAAGATCCAACTTGGGTTCAAAAACAAAATGCGCAATGCATTGACTGTCACCAAGGGCAAACGCTGCGGGAGGCTAACTGGACTCATGATGTTCATGCTATGTCTTTAACGTGTGCATCCTGTCATAAAATCCATCCTCAACACGATCCGATGCAAGGCATTGACAGAAAATCACGCATAAAAATGTGTGTGGATTGTCATTCGGATATGACGGCGATTAAACAGGAGGATAACTAATGTCCTGTTCTAGACGTAATTTTTTGCTTGGCAGTGGTGCGGTCATTGTGACTACTGGTATCGCAACGTCTGTATTAGCAAGCGGTAACAAGTTAGTCGCAACCATGAAAAATGGCCAAATACGCTATGGGATGGTGCACGATGAAACCGCCTGTATTGGTTGTACTGCGTGTACTGATGCCTGTCGTGAAGTGAACCAAGTGCCAGAAGGGGGCACGCGTTTAAAAATTCAGCGTAGTGCTCCGATTGGTGAGTTTCCTAATGCCAGTTACACCTTTGAGCGTATTTCTTGCCAACATTGCGATAATGCACCATGCGTTCATGTTTGTCCGACTCAAGCGGCCTATAAAGACCCTGAGACGGGCATTGTTGATGTACATGATGACCGTTGTGTTGGCTGTGGTTATTGCTTGGCGGCGTGTCCTTATCAGGTGCGATTTTTTAACCCAGTGACCAAAGCCGCTGATAAATGCGATTTTTGTCATGAAACTAATTTAGCACAAGGTAAGCAGCCAGCGTGTGTTGAAGTATGTCCAACCAAAGCGCTGACTTTTGGTGACTTAAATGACCCAAGCAGTGAAATCAACAAAGTCATTCAAACTCATACGGTTTATCGCATGAAATCGGAATTAGGGACTGAACCGAAAATGTACAAGATCCCAAATAACAAAGGGGAGATCTTAGGATGAGCGATATTATTAGCCAAGCCTTTCACTTTGATTCCCTGGTCTGGGATTGGGTGATCGCCATTTATTTATTTTTAACCGGCATGTCAGCGGGTGGGGTATTGATTTCCCTTTATTTAAAACGGCATGTGATTACAGGAGATGCCAGTAAAAACGGCATTATTCGAGCCAATGCGATTTTTGCACCATTAGGTATTATCGTCGGTTTGGTGATATTGATCTTCCACTTACAACGACCTTGGCTATTTTGGAAAATCATGATCCATTATAACGTGACCTCTGTGATGTCGATGGGGGTGTTATTGTTCCAAGTGTATATGGTAGTGCTGTTTATTTGGATTGGTGTGCTTTTCCGAAGCGACATCGTCTCCTTTTTGTCTAAGGTCCCTACGCTTGGACAGTTAGTAGATAAGGTATTAGCTTGGTTTATCCCCTTTGAGCGAAAAGTCGAATGGGTGTTAGCGGCCTGCGCTTTTTTACTGGCGGCTTATACCGGGTTCTTATTATCAGCATTAAAAACTTATCCGTTATTGAATAACCCTGTATTGCCGGTGTTATTTGTGTTTTCCAGTGTTTCTTCAGGGATCGCCGCGTGCTTATTGTTTGGCGTACTTGGAGGCAAAGAGCCGACCAACAGCGCGAGCGTACAATGGATGCATACTATTGAAAAACCAGTAGTATTGTTTGAATTGTTCGTACTGTGTGCTTTCTTCGTTGGCTTGTATTTTGGAGGAGGACAAAAATCCGTGGCAGTGATAACGGCGATTGGCGGCGGTTTTTGGGCCATTTGGTTTTGGGTTGGTGTCATTGGGCTTGGTATGGTATTGCCTTTGGTGATGAATACGGTTTCTTCGCTAAAAACTCAACATACGAAAGGATTTGTGGTGGCGGTATCAGCGCTCAGCTTAGTTGGGGTTTTATTATTAAGAACGTTCATTTTGTATGCAGGACAAATGACCGTCGCTTAATGGCCTTGTCATGATTTGGTTCTGACTCTGTGTTATTTCATTATCGAGATGATGCAAATTGAGAGGGCAGAGTTAGAACCCATTTATTGAATGATTGAATATATGTTTGCAGAAATCGGCCACCTTCTTCTTATCTTTGCTTTTAGCTTTGCGGTATTAAGTTCGCTGACGGCATTCATGGCTATCCGTCGCACTTGCTACCCTAATGCTGGTTCTCCTAGAAGTTCTTATCCTAGAGCTTCTTACTCTCGCATTTCTTATGAATGGGCCGGTTATTGTCGCTTAATGATTTCTCTGGCTTTTGGTTGTTGTTTGTTGAGCACTTTAGTGTTAGCCGTTTGTTTTATTAATAATGACTTTTCCTTAGCGTATATTGCGCAGCATTCTAATTCTCACTTACCCATCTTTTACAAAATTGCCGCGGTTTGGGGAGGGCATGAAGGCTCTTTCTTATTTTGGTTTTTGTCCCTTCTTGGTTGGTCTACGTTAGTTGCACATTTAAAAAAAGATCACCATTTTGAATTTCATTATTGGACTTTATTGATATTAGGGTTAATCAGTATGGCGATTGGGGGTTACCTGTTATGGGCTTCTAACCCCTTTATACGCCTTAACCCTGTGCCATTTGAAGGTCGAGATTTAAACCCTATGCTGCAAGATATTGGCTTAATTATTCATCCACCTATGCTGTATCTTGGTTACGTTGGCTTTGCGGTAAGTTTTGCAATGGCGATGGCCAATCTCATTACCAAAGAAAAACAAAGTAATTGGGCACAATTAATGCAGCCTTGGGTCGTGTCATCGTGGGGCTTTCTTACTGCAGGTATTGCTTTAGGGGCTTGGTGGGCCTACAACGAGTTGGGTTGGGGGGGCTGGTGGTTTTGGGACCCGGTTGAAAATGCTTCTCTAATGCCCTGGCTGACGGCAACGGCCTTGATTCATTCTCTGATGGTAAGTAACAAGGCAAGTGTACTATCTGGTTGGAGCCTTTTGCTGGCCATATTTACTTTTTCACTCAGTATATTAGGCACGTTTATTGTCCGTTCGGGGATATTAACCTCGGTGCATGCTTTTGCCGTTGATCCGACTCGTGGCGCAATTTTATTGGCCATATTAGCGCTAGTAGTGGTGTTGTCATTGAGTGTGTTTGCTTTTCGGGTGGAAAGGTATATCCAACCGATGGCTTTTCGTTGGTTAAGTTTTCCAATGTTTGTTTTTATCACCAATGGCTTATTTGTCATTGCGACTTTCACAGTGTTAATGGGAACCTTATATCCGATGATTTTACCCTTGTTTGATTTAGGTAATATTTCGGTAGGAGCGCCTTATTTCAACAGTATTTTTGTACCGATCACGTTATTTCTAGGTGTGATGATGGCGGTTTATCCATTTGTCCATCAAGCGGGTTATATCCATCGTCATAGCGTATGGGTGGCGCTGAGGGCATGGCTGATAGGGAGTATTATTTCGATATTGGCTTATCAACCTGAATACCAATGGTATGAGAACAGTTACGCCTGGGTGGTGGTGGCGGTTATCATTGCGGTCTGGGTGATGTGTGCCACCTTGTATGCGTTGCTCACCAGTAACAATAAATGGAAAAAAATCCCGATGTGTTTAGCTCATTTCGGTGTTGCGATTGCGGTCTTTGCTATTGGTTTTGAACATTATGCGGCGCTAGAAACCAATCAAAAAATGAAACCAGGTACGGTGGTGCAATTGAATGGTTATCACATTGAGTACCAACAACAAAACTTATTGATTGGTGAAAATTATACTGCGGAACAACTGACGATGACCTTGACCTCAGCGCAAGGTAAAGAGGTGACACATTTATACCCTGAGCGTCGACATTATACCGTTCGAGTCATGAATATGACGGAATCGGCGGTGTATTCATCGTGGCTGGGGGATTGGTATATTACATTAGGTGATAAAATCGATGCGCAGCACTATGCGGTGCGAATTCAATTTAAGCCACTGATGGTGTGGTTATGGATTGCATCGGGCTTGATGGTGCTGTCAGCTTGCTTGAGCGTGCTTATGGGGCGAAGAGGGAAGATAGATGAGGCCGCTAATGTTTAATAATGGTCAACGAGTGCGTTATTCATTATCTACTCGACTCATCCGTCACCTATTGACGATGCCAGGTTTACTGATGTTCAGTTTGTTAATGGTAAGTTTATTAATAGGAGGAATCGGCATAGCTGATACCGCGCAGGGGAGAGCACTCCAGCCGTCAGCACAGAACGCCTCAATTAGCAGCCTCAATTACGAACCCCAACGAGTTGATATTTTTCAATTTAATAACCGCCAAGATGAACAAAGAGCGTTTTATTTAGCGCGTCAATTACGTTGCCCAAAATGTCAAAATCAAAACTTAATGGAATCCAATGCTTCGATTGCGTTAGATATGAAGCTGCAAGTATTTTCTATGGTCGATAAGGGCTACAGCAACGAAGATATTCTACAATTTATGACGGACCGGTTTGGAGCATTTGTACTTTATGAGCCACCATTTTCACTCAAAACGGCTTTTTTATGGTGCTTACCGCTCTTATTGTTTCTCGTATTATTTATGTTTGCTCGTAAATTAACGCAATCAAGGTGAGGTTAATTTCAAGGGCAAGCTCATGATTTGATAGGTTAATGACCTTTTAATGTGATGTGTGAATAAGAATGAGTCTTTTTTTTGTCTTATACTGATAAATAGTATTAATTAATGAATAAAAAGATGAAGAGTTATGAATATGAAAAGGCTAGTACTCGGAGTGGCGGTATCCACTTTAACTATGGTCGGTTGTTCTTCTACTATGGATGTAATCAACCAAGATAATGTTGATCTTGTGAATACCAATCAACCCATTTATACCCAAGTGAACCTTCACCCAGATGCGGCAAGAAAAAAATTATACACATTAAATTACCTACAAGAAGGGTTCATTCCTCGTTGTACGAAAGTCGATATTGTTGAAGCAAATAAAAAAGTGATGACGTTTAAAGTCGCAGACACTGGGTTGCAATATCAATATGTTTGGCATAAAGCGACAGGGGATTTCCAATCAGGTATTGTTAGAGACTTTGGTACTTCGTGTCCGAAGCTGAGTGGATTAAACGCAACGGATAAAAAAGGCATCCAAGAAGGGCGAGTGTATAAGGGTATGACTAAGGCTGGCGTGTTAAATGCGATTGGCTACCCACCTGCACATGTGACCCCGTCGACGGATATGAATACTTGGGTATATTGGAAAAACCGTTTTAACAAAATGAACGTCTTATTTAATAGCCAAGGATTAGTTGAAAATATTCAAGATTAAGGCTTTTACCTCATTTTTTATAATAAAACCGCCGCAATTGGCGGTTTTTTTGTCTAAGTCACTAGAAATATATTCATAATTTCGGTAAATGTAATAGGGATGAGTCTGATGACTCAGGTTCCATTGAGTTTTACTCTGTAGGATGGACACCGTTCTTTATAAGGATATACAACAGATGCATACATTGACAAAATCAAGTCTTGCACTAGCTCTTAGTGCGTTTTTTTCTCTTCCTGCTTTAGCCGCTCAGGTACCCGATAATGTACAACTTGCCGATAAACAAGAACTTGTACGAGGTAATGGCGATGAAGTGCCTACCTTAGATCCCACTATGTCTTCAGATACCGCCAGTTCTCGTGTGATCAGTGATATGTTTGAAGGATTAGTGACAGAAGATTTACATGGCAATATCATTCCCGCCTTAGCTAAAAGCTGGGATATTTCTGATGATGGTAAGCAATATACTTTCCACTTACGTGATGCGAAATGGTCAAATGGTGATGCGATCACCGCGAATGATTTTGTATTTGCACTACAACGTATTGTTGATGCAAAAACAGGTGCTCCGTATTCTTGGTATGTTTCAATGGCTAATATTGTGAATGCCGCAGAAATTATCAAAGGCGATCAACCTTTAGATAGCTTGGGTGTGAAAGCATTGGATGACCACACTTTACAAATTACCTTGAATCAGCCAGTGCCATATTTTA includes:
- a CDS encoding heme lyase CcmF/NrfE family subunit, with amino-acid sequence MFAEIGHLLLIFAFSFAVLSSLTAFMAIRRTCYPNAGSPRSSYPRASYSRISYEWAGYCRLMISLAFGCCLLSTLVLAVCFINNDFSLAYIAQHSNSHLPIFYKIAAVWGGHEGSFLFWFLSLLGWSTLVAHLKKDHHFEFHYWTLLILGLISMAIGGYLLWASNPFIRLNPVPFEGRDLNPMLQDIGLIIHPPMLYLGYVGFAVSFAMAMANLITKEKQSNWAQLMQPWVVSSWGFLTAGIALGAWWAYNELGWGGWWFWDPVENASLMPWLTATALIHSLMVSNKASVLSGWSLLLAIFTFSLSILGTFIVRSGILTSVHAFAVDPTRGAILLAILALVVVLSLSVFAFRVERYIQPMAFRWLSFPMFVFITNGLFVIATFTVLMGTLYPMILPLFDLGNISVGAPYFNSIFVPITLFLGVMMAVYPFVHQAGYIHRHSVWVALRAWLIGSIISILAYQPEYQWYENSYAWVVVAVIIAVWVMCATLYALLTSNNKWKKIPMCLAHFGVAIAVFAIGFEHYAALETNQKMKPGTVVQLNGYHIEYQQQNLLIGENYTAEQLTMTLTSAQGKEVTHLYPERRHYTVRVMNMTESAVYSSWLGDWYITLGDKIDAQHYAVRIQFKPLMVWLWIASGLMVLSACLSVLMGRRGKIDEAANV
- a CDS encoding TPR domain-containing protein — its product is MFAIIVTLSLMAVIWLYHFKSPTQQSAKIPLILSLVTVLVTGSIYLQLGSINDLWSESASAKREQATKPTALIENAEQQNKVQIQKMQDRVRQDKQNGESWYALGNAYMYANQFEDAATAFLYAERLAKAPQANIYAARATALYYANNQRMNTEIDALIQHALAIDKDNVPTLMLVASNHFLNAEYQDAINTWQHALDTGHIDADRVAIIQAINQAKALLPSSK
- the nrfC gene encoding cytochrome c nitrite reductase Fe-S protein, whose translation is MSCSRRNFLLGSGAVIVTTGIATSVLASGNKLVATMKNGQIRYGMVHDETACIGCTACTDACREVNQVPEGGTRLKIQRSAPIGEFPNASYTFERISCQHCDNAPCVHVCPTQAAYKDPETGIVDVHDDRCVGCGYCLAACPYQVRFFNPVTKAADKCDFCHETNLAQGKQPACVEVCPTKALTFGDLNDPSSEINKVIQTHTVYRMKSELGTEPKMYKIPNNKGEILG
- the nrfA gene encoding ammonia-forming nitrite reductase cytochrome c552 subunit, with amino-acid sequence MIVNVNWKKTAVNSVLLSLLSVSSFVVTFSSHAANTKSTPVASTNSPEEKDATQIMTFDPRNEKFEAKHPAQYQTWKATSESEAITDALAQDPNMVILWAGYGFAKDYNAPRGHFYAVTDVRETLRTGGPKDAQSGPMPMACWSCKSPDVARVIDEKGEDGYFQGKWSRLGAQIVNPIGCADCHNTQSDDFKKGKPALRLSRPYAERAMHAIGKDFDQQDRFGQQSQVCGQCHVEYYFEKDKNNQVKFPWDKGITVDAMEKYYDEIGFSDWVNPLSKTPMLKAQHPGYETWQLGVHGKNNVACVDCHMPKVKNKDGKVFTDHKVGNPFDRFDDTCAQCHTQDKQALQDIVKSRKDKVQEMKLIAEKQIVAAHFEAKAAWEAGATEAEMKPILMDIRHAQWRWDYAIASHGVHMHAPEVALRVLGTSVDRATEARTKLIRVLAKHGITDPIKLPDISSKEKAQAAIGMDMKALNDEKDDFLKTVIPEWDKEAQQREATYPQ
- the nrfB gene encoding cytochrome c nitrite reductase pentaheme subunit yields the protein MDGLKITIRQVIHRGVLLLSLVFFSFLLTIPAQAEPMTITPTDQSQSDQYAVSFVRDKNYACTQCHKDEHDTLKGEHANAVNEKTGRNVGCIDCHNTISPQHRNGAPHVVKFKSGQVMAGRDKPAQDPTWVQKQNAQCIDCHQGQTLREANWTHDVHAMSLTCASCHKIHPQHDPMQGIDRKSRIKMCVDCHSDMTAIKQEDN
- a CDS encoding cytochrome c-type biogenesis protein CcmH, with amino-acid sequence MFNNGQRVRYSLSTRLIRHLLTMPGLLMFSLLMVSLLIGGIGIADTAQGRALQPSAQNASISSLNYEPQRVDIFQFNNRQDEQRAFYLARQLRCPKCQNQNLMESNASIALDMKLQVFSMVDKGYSNEDILQFMTDRFGAFVLYEPPFSLKTAFLWCLPLLLFLVLFMFARKLTQSR
- the nrfD gene encoding cytochrome c nitrite reductase subunit NrfD encodes the protein MSDIISQAFHFDSLVWDWVIAIYLFLTGMSAGGVLISLYLKRHVITGDASKNGIIRANAIFAPLGIIVGLVILIFHLQRPWLFWKIMIHYNVTSVMSMGVLLFQVYMVVLFIWIGVLFRSDIVSFLSKVPTLGQLVDKVLAWFIPFERKVEWVLAACAFLLAAYTGFLLSALKTYPLLNNPVLPVLFVFSSVSSGIAACLLFGVLGGKEPTNSASVQWMHTIEKPVVLFELFVLCAFFVGLYFGGGQKSVAVITAIGGGFWAIWFWVGVIGLGMVLPLVMNTVSSLKTQHTKGFVVAVSALSLVGVLLLRTFILYAGQMTVA